ATGGGTCGGGATCGAATTTGTTCGGAACGAATCGTTCCTTCGCTTGCGGATCCAGCGACACCGAGTCCGAAATCCGATTTTCCATTTACTACGATCCCGGAATTTTTATTTCCTTCCGTTTCGATTGAGGGTTCTTGCGCGTTCGTTCGCGTTTGGATCCCGATACACAAAAAAAAGATAAGAAGTAGTTTGATTCTTTTGAATACTTGCTTCAACATCTACCCAGATACTGTTGTGGGAAACTCGAAGAAGAATCGAACTCTATTTCAATAAAAATGAAAATCTCCAAATCAAAAACAAAATCAATGACTTCTTTTTGAAAGGCAATGGAATCCTTTATGGCACGTTCCTTCATAACGGATGTAAATTCGTTACTATACAAGTGCATGATCCCCGAAATCACCTATTGCGGAAAATTTAGTTCGACTTATCTAACATTGATTAAAATAAATTTGCAGATCAGTTCTGGAATTTCAGTCGCTTCTTATCCCAGATGGTTAAGTCCGATGACTTTTCCGGAATCAATTTTTTAAGAAAAAATATCAAGCTTCAATTTGTAAGCTCATTTTTAGATTTAGAAAGGAAAGCCGAGAATGTTTTTAATTTTTGTACCAATATATTCTACATTATGAATATTATGAGTTTCATTTTCGATCAAGGTAGTTTTTCTACCTTGATCGAAATTTGTGTTATACTGTTTCCTATGCGGGCACATTCTCATTTTTAAGGGGACTTATAATTTTATCGAACGTCTGCGTTTTCAATTGGACGGAAAAAATTTCGGATCTCTCTATATTTTAATCAATCCAGAGCGAAGAGAGCTAACGATTGAAAACGCCGTTCCCGAAACTCAGTCTATTCCGAGCATTTTATAAACTTTTGTTATATCGATGGAATTGCGAACGTGGTCCGCGAGCCTATCCAGAGCCTTTTCGACGCCGTATTTATTTTGAATTTCGACTAACGCTTGTTTCCCCTTACGCATTCGAATCCTATCTATAAATTTTCTTCGGAACTCGTCTTCGTCAAAAACCCCGTGAATATAGGTTCCCCAAATTCTTCCGTTTTTGTGGATGTGACCAAGAGAATCCTCCGTTTCTTTTGAGAACAATTCGATCGTTTGTTCGAACGCTTTCGATCTACCATGGTGGATCTCGTATCCGCGTACGAGATCGCCCGTCGGGAGGTGAGTTGCTGTAACTTGTCTAAGAGATTTAGATAACTCTAATACAGTTGAAATATCCAGAAGTCCTAATCCTTCGGAGATTCCTCTATCAGTTTCGATTCGATGTGGATCGGCGATCGTTCTTCCCAGCATCTGGTAGCCGCCGCAAATTCCCACGATTTCCGTTTTTTCATTCCGTGATAGAATACGAATTCTTTCTGCTAAACCGACATCACGAAGATGTTCGAGATCGGCGATGACGTTTTTACTTCCTGGAAGTAGAATCACATCCGGTGCACCGAGATCCGTCAGACTTCGAACGATCCGAACTCGAACATCCGGCTCCGCCCTGAGCGCGTCCATATCCGTATGATTGGAAATATGCGGTAAGTCGATTAAGGCCATATCGATCCTATCTCCGAGCTCGGAACGATCGTCTAACGCGCCGGATTTGAATTCGAGGGAGTCTTCTTCCGGAAGCTCCAAATTCTGAAGATGCGGCACGATTCCAAATACCGGTTTTTTCGTGTATTCCTCGAGATATTCGGTTCCGGTCTTGAGGAGTTCTTTAACGCCTCGGAAACGATTGATCACAAAGCCTGAGATAAGTTTTCTTTCCCATTCTGCAAGAGTCTCCATGGTTCCAATAATGGAACCGAATAAACCTCCGTGATCGATGTTCCCGATCAATAAAACTTTCGCTACGGCATACTCCGCCATTCTCATGTTTACGATATCGTTCTTTTTTAGATTCACTTCGGAAATACTTCCCGCTCCTTCTATTATAATTACGTTATATTCGGAAGCAAGGGAGTCGTAGGCTTTTTTTACTTCGGCGAAGGCGGTCGTTTTGTATTTGGAATAGTCTCGGAAATCCACGGAGGCGACTGGCTTGCCGTTGATGACAACCTGGGCATCTTTTTCGCTCGACGGCTTGAGCAGGATAGGATTCATCCTGATGTCGGGAAGAATTTTTGAGGCCTGAGCCTGTAACGCCTGAGCTCTTCCGATCTCCCCTCCTCCCGGAGTTACGAAAGAATTGAGGGCCATGTTCTGGGCTTTAAAGGGCGCTACCTTAAAACCGTCTTGAACCAAAATGCGGCAGAGAGCGCTGGTAAGAATACTTTTCCCCACGTTAGACGCCGTCCCTTGGAACATCAAGGCCGGCGTTTTTCGTCGAACTTTCGGAAGTTCCTTTTGATTTGAGTTTAGTAAGCTCAAGGCGCCGATCAGTTTCTCGTTTTCTTCCGGAGATTTGATTCCAATTCTGAAAAAACGATTGGAAAGTCCGGTGAAGTCTTCGCAAGTACGGATCCCGATTCTATGTTCTTTAAATAAGAATTCAGAGACGGCATTTCCCGTTTTTTCATGCTTTGTCTTTATTAGAAGAAAGTTTGCCTCTCCAGGAAATACTTTCAAAAAATCTAAATTAGAAAGATTTAAAAATAGATCCTCTCTCCAAAGGGTTGTCAATCGTCTCGAATTTTGAAAAAATTCCTCGTCATCCATCGCCTTTTCGAAGACGGACGCGGCTAATGTGTTGACGTTCCAAGAGGGAAGCCTACGTGATATTTGGGAAATAATTTCTGGAGATGCGAAACAAACTCCGATCCTAAGTCCGGGGACTGCAAGAAT
The sequence above is a segment of the Leptospira stimsonii genome. Coding sequences within it:
- a CDS encoding cobyric acid synthase gives rise to the protein MRPFQHDVNLNEPAKITGYNPEAILDFSTSINPIGFPEWLRPLLHSKISELVVYPDPEYPSLKAKLYSKFGIYPDQIVFGNGASELIRQIPFVFEFDFAVLPVPSYGEYKKALDVAKIPVQEIRLKEEDSFRLDPDSIRTVLNKDPKRKALLFFGHPNNPAGVSLVPAEILSLTEEFPNSIFAIDESWIDFCQEGLSFRKRLPKNVILIWSLTNILAVPGLRIGVCFASPEIISQISRRLPSWNVNTLAASVFEKAMDDEEFFQNSRRLTTLWREDLFLNLSNLDFLKVFPGEANFLLIKTKHEKTGNAVSEFLFKEHRIGIRTCEDFTGLSNRFFRIGIKSPEENEKLIGALSLLNSNQKELPKVRRKTPALMFQGTASNVGKSILTSALCRILVQDGFKVAPFKAQNMALNSFVTPGGGEIGRAQALQAQASKILPDIRMNPILLKPSSEKDAQVVINGKPVASVDFRDYSKYKTTAFAEVKKAYDSLASEYNVIIIEGAGSISEVNLKKNDIVNMRMAEYAVAKVLLIGNIDHGGLFGSIIGTMETLAEWERKLISGFVINRFRGVKELLKTGTEYLEEYTKKPVFGIVPHLQNLELPEEDSLEFKSGALDDRSELGDRIDMALIDLPHISNHTDMDALRAEPDVRVRIVRSLTDLGAPDVILLPGSKNVIADLEHLRDVGLAERIRILSRNEKTEIVGICGGYQMLGRTIADPHRIETDRGISEGLGLLDISTVLELSKSLRQVTATHLPTGDLVRGYEIHHGRSKAFEQTIELFSKETEDSLGHIHKNGRIWGTYIHGVFDEDEFRRKFIDRIRMRKGKQALVEIQNKYGVEKALDRLADHVRNSIDITKVYKMLGID